The genomic region CTTGCTGAAAATGAGAAAGGCACCCCCCGCAGGCAGGGGGAAAAAACCCACTCGCTGAAACAGCTTCTACTTGTTTTTACCATATATTCCAGGGGTTATGTGTGTGGAGGggttgtttttacatttatacaGTTTACATTGCTTGACCCATAAATAACACTTGTAAGATTAATAGGGCCATAGTTTTAAAGAGTATTTACATAGCCCCACCATGCATACAGAGCCTTTTttaatattggaaaaaaaaatcaaaaaaagttgaatttttcATCACTAGGCAATGTAAATTTGACCATCTACATTTATAAACCCTGACTAAAATATAAGCAATCAGTTCATCCATAAATTCTGGTTCCCTAGCAAATCTAGCACTGCAGCATAACAAACAGCTTACAATTCAGGGATATAAAAATATCAGCTTTAAAATCTGAACTGTACAGTATATACATTAATATTTGCACCGTTAAATTAGGAATACACTTAAGTCTATGAAATACTGTTATAAAtagcagtgttttttgtttgttttttttcaatcTGTAGCTGGCGCTGATACAATACAATGTTTACCTGGCCAAAGAGCGTTCAAGGGGACAAGCTGGCCTCACAATAAGATGCACAGTGTTAGCTAGGTCATCGTGACGGGCATGCCTCACACCAAGACGGACTATCAAGACCTGAGCCGACCTGACTTACATAAATGACAAACACTACTGCTTTACAAAGGTGGCTGGAGTTCTCCATCTTCTAAAGTCAACATCCAATCCCCTTGAGGATTGGAAAACCAAAGCAGCTACATCAATCTGTAACGCACCCGCACCCGACAGGCACAAGATGTCACGTCCACCTGGCACCATCCAAGGAGGGTAAATTGGAGAAATCACACCTTTCAAATGTTAATCTGACACCGTAAACAGCAGTTGAGTTCTCATTTACATGGGCAAAGAAAGTACTTTAAACTATTTTCACAACTTTCCTATGGAAGAAAAGGATACAATTCAGATGGTTAATGGCTAAGTTTTAAACAAATGCTCTGCATCACTACTTGGttaagaaataatacaatttttgcCCTTGTGTCCCTTTTTCTTCTTGGATTTTGTTGTCCTCTGACCAAACTGAGGGGTGGGAAGTGCAGATGGTGGACTAGAAAGGTCATCTGTATAGTAGGCAAATCTCTGTGGCCGGGGTTGAGGGATTGGTTGTCCAAGAAAATATCCTTCTTCTTCCGAGtcggaagaggaggaggaggaagaacacCAGGAATCATCATCCTCGCCGTAGAGTCCCAGAAACCGATTCATTCCTGGGTTCTGCAGGCCATAATCGGAAGTGGCATGGGCGTACTGTCCGTAGAGATCAGCATTCTGGATGTATGCTTGGATCTCCCGGGCACTTTTATTCTGTATAAATTTCTCATAGTTATCGGGGGTGTACAGCCGCAGTCTGTCCTTGGGAGAGTATTTTCTTTCTGTAACAAGATTCAGGGCATTGTCGGAGCGGGACTTTCTACTTCTCCTGCGGCGGTGGTGATGAGACCTGGATCCCCTCTCTTCAAAATGGTAGACGCGTCTCCGAGTCCTTTCACTCATCGGAGGCTGCCGGATTTCAATGTCATAGTTCCCATTGTCAATGACATCATCGGAAAACTTGACCTGCTGGGGTCTGGATTGAGACTTGGACCTTCTGAGCACTGGCAGATGTACTGGTTTCTCTTCAGGCAGGATTTTCTCTGGACACAACTCTGAACTTAGACTCTTTAAGGACTCTGCACTCCTGTGCAGCATGGAAGAGTTCAAAGTTCCCATATTGCTCAtcttctcacaatcttctgtttCCATCTCCTCAAAATTTTGCAGAGAATACAATGATGGCCTTGGCTTGCTTTCTCCATCTACCGAAGCCCCTAGAAGAGAGGCCAAAACAAGATGTGCTTCTCAATCATCCTAATATTCGACAGTACTTAAAAGTAAGCTACtgaaaggaaatatttcaaagaaaatttccAATTTCAATATTTGATTAAAACCCATAGGGAAAGCCAACATGTATCTATACCAATTGAGAAGTGGTATAAATGCAGTTATTGTTATAAGGGGTGGGCacagccttttttgtttttttgttttgttttgttttgagacagagttttgctcttgttgcccgggctggagtgcaatggtgctatctcagcacaccacaacctccgcctcccaggttcaagcagttttcctgcctcagcctcctgagtagctgggattacaggcatgtgtcaccacacctggctacttttgtatttgtagtaaagacggggtttctccatgttggtcaggctggtctcaaactcccgacagcaggtgatccacccgcctcggcctcccaaagtgctgggtttacaggtatgagccactgcacctggcctggggcACAGGTTCTCTTATAAGCCTGGAGTCAAAGATTAGTTACGTAGTTACGGCACATGGCATGAGCAGCAAAAATTTAAGAGCTCTTCACAGCAGCCTGTTCATTCATTAACATAAGATGTAGAAGCTTCTGCTCAATTCATTAAAGCCATACTGCTTCATTTGGACATCTTTCAAATCAGTCCCTCCTTGGTCTCCATCATGAGCTAGTCTTCCTCATCTTATACTGAGACTAgtggtcagcaaactacagctcAACAGCTTGTTTGTGTatcaagttttattggaacagccacacctatttgtttacatattgtttcTGGCTGCTTTCTACAGTGGCAGAGCTAAGTAGTCACACCAGAGACTGTAGGCCTAAAAAGGGCAATCGAGCCCATTATAGAAGAGGTTTGCTCAACCCCTGACCTAGATCTTCATCCAGTCTTTTCTGCCTTCAACGTGTAAAATATGCCACTTCCAGATTAATCTTCTATTGAAACATTTAACAAAACAGATATTGATCTCTTTTGATATAATAGGGCCCAGGCATGTTAAGATAAATACATATAGCCCTACAGACAAAGTGATACTGTTGTCAACTGGAGACTACATAACTTCGTacttttttttgcgacggagtctcgctctgtcgcccaggctggagtgcagtggcaccatctcagctcactgcaagctccgcctcctgggttcatgccattctctcgcctcagcctcccgagtagctgggattacaggcatgcgccaccacacctggctaattttttgtatttttagtagagacagggtttcactgtgttagccaggatggtctcgatctcctgacctcgtgatctgcccacctcagcctcccaaactgctgggattacaggcgtgagccaccgtgcccagccctatatAACTTCATACTTTTTAAAGGGGGCCTATTTTTCAGCTCATTATTGTCAAGGAATGTCAGCCCCTAACACTTAAATGTGTACCAAATTatgtttaattcttttatttatttatttttttgagacagagtcttgctctgtcactcaggctggagtgcacagtggtgcgatctcggctcactgtaacctccacctcccaggttcaagtgattctcctgcctcagcctcccgagtagctgaaattacaggcacatgccaccatgcctggctaatttttgtatatttagtagagacagggttttgccatgttggccaggctggtctcgaactcctgacttcaggtgatccacctgctttgggcctcccaaagtgctgggactgcaggtgtgagctactgcacctggccaaattatgTCTATTTCtgatattaaatttaaaactccTAGCACTGAGCCTGGCAGACAAAAGGTGCTTACTCAGTCTCGCCCACCATTCTTCCTCAACCCCCCTTTATTGCCGACCTTATCTTTGACAAGTCCACAGAAGCCGGGGGGTAGCTTTGCCGTACCCTTCCTTGTCACTGCAGCGTCTGGCACAAGTTATTCCTGGCAGGAAGCAGCTACTAAGCCTTTCCTGTCTATATTACAGAAGCATTACCTTCATCAGAAGGCTGGATGTCAGTAGTTTGACTATAAAACTAGCCATGCAATAGCAACATTTCTATAATCCAAAGACTTGTTGCAAATAATTTGCATAATGTCCTAGGTTCTAGGCCTAATCTTGCCTTTAGAACCTATGTAATGTTTGGCATTTAGCCTTTTGGTAATTcaagtttcctcatttgtgaaatgcaaTCATATCATCCACTCTATACAGCTCAGggtcattttaaagataaaatgtggATAACTGGTATGACTGTGCTTTGAAAACATTAAAGTAGGCCAggggcaatggctcacacctgtaatcccagcactttgggaggccaaggcaggtggatcacctgaggtcaggagtttgagaccagcctgtctcacaaaaattagctgggtgtggtggcaggtgcctgtaatcccagctactcataaggctgaggcaggagaattgcttaaaccccggaacctgagaggcagaggttatagtgagctgatatcgcgtcattgcaccccagcctgggcgacaagagtgaaactccatctcaaaacgaaacaaaaaactagaaaaaaaaaaaaaaagaaaccattaaagtaatattttagaaTCTGAATAAAAAGTATTCAGCTGTTTTTGAGCTACTGTCACAGGGAAATTCAggaagatgtttaaaaaaaaaaaaaatgagcttgtggccaggcgtggtggctcatgcctataatcccagcactttgggaggccgagacgggtggatcacctgaggtcaggagttcgagaccagcctggccaacatggcaaaaccccatctctactaaaaatacaaaaattagccgggtatggtggtgtgcacctgtgatcccagctactggggaggcagaggcacaagaatcacttgaacccgggagacggaggttgcagtgaggtgagacttgcactccatcctgggcgacgagagcgaaactccacctcaaaaaaaagaaggaaaaaaaaaaaagagctggtaaAGTGTGTGGGCCAATTTTGGTGTCTTAGAATCCATACAGAATAATCCAAGCATATAATATGTTTCAGACACAGTCCAGCTATAGAGACTCCTTCATCCAATCAATTTCCTTCTCTTCAAAACAGGGTAATAAAACCTATCCCTAAAGACTgtactgtaaatatattttatgcatatgcACTCACCTGTACACACGTTTGTTTTGCTAGTGTTTGGTATTTAAGTGAGGTTCCTTCCTTCCCTTGATCCACGGTTTTGAATAATACACAACTCCTACTCATGCtgaattgcaattttttttttttttgagatggagtcttgctctattgcccaggctggagtgcagtggtgcaatcttggctcactacaacctctgcctcctgggttcaagcaattctcttgcctcagcctcccgagtagctgggatcacaggcccacgcccagctaatttttgtatttttagtagagccgcggtttcgccatgtcggctgggctggtctcgaactcctgacctcaaatgatctgcccacctcagcctcccatagtgctggaattataggcatgagccactgcacctggcttgaattgcaattttttgaatACACTTTTTAGTAGCTCCTTTTTTCAAATACCCCATAATCCCTCGATTACGTACCTGTGATATTGGACAATGCCAAAGAATCCATCGAATCCCGAACACTTTGCTCTGGTTTCAGGTCTGACAGACACTCCAGGGAATCTTCATACCACTGTGTTTCATCATGGTTATACCCGGAAGCCCCATGGTCCAGTTCCAATTCCTGAAGCCTTCTACTGCTTGCAGGGCCTGGGTGGCTGCCATAAGCAGAATCGCCCAGTCCATCTTGTGACTGTGCCCAGTACATATCAGACTGGTATTTTTTACTTGCAAGGCTCTGGTTATTTTGCTTTAACTCGGTCTTATTTTTAACCATGTTATCAGATATCCAGTGCTCACTGGCTCGAATATCCATCTCATTGGGCTGTGGCTGAAAGAGGCTTTTATCACCAAACTTGAGGAGGAGCTGCGTCATATAATCTTCATGATCAGCCCATTCTTCAGGGTCTTCTGGAGTTTCATGCTCTACTCTGCCTTTCCAAAATTCTTCACTGGCAAAACTTGTTCCTTGCCTGGAGAGACTCAGATCATCCAATTTTCGAGAAAGGGTGTCATCAGCATTGCCTGAGAGGCCAGGAAACTTGTAGTTCAGAGCAGGTGATAAGAGGAGAGACTGTCTACACTGATCTGCTGACCGGCTGCTCTTGCCCATTCGGACACTTCTTCGGGAGTCTCTTGATCGAGCTGACTGAAATGCAGAGTCAGAAGAATCAGAGGCATGGACGTCTTCACCAAGACTGCACGTTTTTGAGCAGTAAATCTGACCCTGTTTGGGAAGGAAGGGACATCCCAACAAAGAGGCTTTACACTGGGCACAAGAAAAGCAGGCTTCCGTGGCATGCCAGTGCTGCCCGTCATAGGTCATCTGTGCATGGTCCACACCTGTTTTGAAAAGGACAGAATAAATAACAGGTTATGGTTTAATGCCTGAAACAAGGtataaggaagaaatgaagaaaataaataaagattatgGGTATGGGGGAGCTGTGTGGGTGACACAGATAAAATTAATCCTCAttctttgtggattctgtatTTGTGAGTTTGCCTACTCATAAAAATTTATTCACAACTCCCAAACTAATATTCGCAACACTTTCATGGTCATTTGCAGATGTGCAGAGTGGTAAAAATATGAACTGAACCAACATGCACTGATCCAGGAGATGCTCGGCTttttgtttcagctctcatattGTAGACAAGTGTCCTATTCCTGGTCTATCTACTGCCGTGTTTTCTGCATTTTCGTGCTCTTTGTTGGTGAGTttactgtttaaaatggcccccaagTGTAATGCTGATAATGCTGAAATGCTGTCATGTTGCTAAGGGCAAGAAAGCTGTGATGCACCTTACGGAGAAAAGACATGTATTACATAAGCTCCTAATCTTGAGTACGGTACTACTGGCTGTGAGTTCAATATTAACGCATCAACAGTGTACATTCAATAAGGCAGTGGCTTTAAGTAAAAACACACGTGAGACAAGGTTATGTATTGATGGGTTGATGAAACTGCTGtgaccagaggctcacaggaacctaaccctgtattCCCCCACGAGCAATGGTTCAGTGTTCACTAATCCAGTGTTTGCAGTAACTTCACAGAACACAACTAGTGCGAGTAACAAGAATCGACTCTCTGTTCATTTGTCCAAGCTCATCAGCTGGAACATTTAAGATCTgtacatttcattgtatgtaaattatatctcaactttaaaaaacagaaaaagaaaaaataagactgGATAATCCAAGACAGACTAATGGCTAGGTGACAGGGCAGACGGGCTGGCTGTGGACTTACCAATATGTTCCCCACAGGTTTCGCAGTACTCCGCATAGAGAGACTCAAAACAGCCACAGCAGAAGGGGCGGCCATCCTTCATGATATACCTCTGTCCTCCCAGGACCGTTTCACACTCAAGGCAGCAGAAGTGTTTCATGTGCCAATGGCGACCCTCAGCTTCTGTGCACTCATCAGcaaaaattatcttcaaaaagAAACGTCAAAccagagaatgaaagaaaatcatTAGAACTATTTTAAAGGCCAAGTAACTGCATGTTTTCTGGGCAATGGACAGACACTGGCTCTTAAAGAAATCAGATAGCTAACCTTGTTTCTTAGAGTCACAAGTTTAAATCTAACTTGATTTAGCTACAAACTAGAGCATAAATTGACAGTGCtgaaaaaactaaataataaatgcttgcttcgactttaaaaaaacagaattctaCATTGGAGGTAATTCATTTGGTCATATTTTTGCTCCCCAATAACATTTCCTTGGCATAATCTGGCAAAGAACACATTAACACGGAAATAATTTAGTGAAATAATTTGGTGTTTTAGTAGAAAGAAAACTCATAAAAATGTCTGTGGACTCAACACAGTTATAGCTACACAGATGCTGGAACTGAGTGAACAGCATTTGTGTTGATAATGCTTTATTTGATCTGGTGGCCATCTCCAGATTAAggactctttatttttttgagacagggtctcacttgtagcccaggctggagcacagcggcacaatcatagttcactgcagcctcaaactcctgggcttgagcgatcctcccacctctgcctcctgagtagctgggaccacatgggcacaaccaccatgcccagctaatttgaaaaacattctgggacagagatggggtctcaccatgggGTCCAGtctggttctttttttatttatttttattttttattttttatttttttgagacagagtctcgctctgtcaccacgctggagtgcaatggcgtgacctcggctcactgcaacctccgcctcctggtgttcaagcaattctcctgccttagcctcctgagtagctgggactaaaggtgcatgccaccacgcccagctaatttttgtatttttagtagagacggagtttcaccatgtctgccaggatggtctctatctcttgaccttgtgatctgcccatctcggcctcccaaagtgctgggattacaggcgtgagccaccgagcccggcaggttctttcatttttttatatttttggtttccAAAATATGTTCAgcggagcatggtggctcatgtcggtattcccagcactttgggaggctgaggcaggcgaatctcttggggtcaggaattcgagaccagcctggccaacatggtgaagcccacctctactaaaaatacaaaaaaaaaaattagctgggcgtggtggcgggcacctgtgatcccagctactccgggggctgaggtgcgagaatcacttgaacacgggaggcagaggttgcagtgagccaagattgcaccacggcactccagcctgggcaacagagagcaactccatctgaaaaaaataaaacaaaacaaaacaaaaacaaaaataagtt from Pongo pygmaeus isolate AG05252 chromosome 10, NHGRI_mPonPyg2-v2.0_pri, whole genome shotgun sequence harbors:
- the PRICKLE1 gene encoding prickle-like protein 1, with amino-acid sequence MPLEMEPKMSKLAFGCQRSSTSDDDSGCALEEYAWVPPGLRPEQIQLYFACLPEEKVPYVNSPGEKHRIKQLLYQLPPHDNEVRYCQSLSEEEKKELQVFSAQRKKEALGRGTIKLLSRAVMHAVCEQCGLKINGGEVAVFASRAGPGVCWHPSCFVCFTCNELLVDLIYFYQDGKIHCGRHHAELLKPRCSACDEIIFADECTEAEGRHWHMKHFCCLECETVLGGQRYIMKDGRPFCCGCFESLYAEYCETCGEHIGVDHAQMTYDGQHWHATEACFSCAQCKASLLGCPFLPKQGQIYCSKTCSLGEDVHASDSSDSAFQSARSRDSRRSVRMGKSSRSADQCRQSLLLSPALNYKFPGLSGNADDTLSRKLDDLSLSRQGTSFASEEFWKGRVEHETPEDPEEWADHEDYMTQLLLKFGDKSLFQPQPNEMDIRASEHWISDNMVKNKTELKQNNQSLASKKYQSDMYWAQSQDGLGDSAYGSHPGPASSRRLQELELDHGASGYNHDETQWYEDSLECLSDLKPEQSVRDSMDSLALSNITGASVDGESKPRPSLYSLQNFEEMETEDCEKMSNMGTLNSSMLHRSAESLKSLSSELCPEKILPEEKPVHLPVLRRSKSQSRPQQVKFSDDVIDNGNYDIEIRQPPMSERTRRRVYHFEERGSRSHHHRRRRSRKSRSDNALNLVTERKYSPKDRLRLYTPDNYEKFIQNKSAREIQAYIQNADLYGQYAHATSDYGLQNPGMNRFLGLYGEDDDSWCSSSSSSSDSEEEGYFLGQPIPQPRPQRFAYYTDDLSSPPSALPTPQFGQRTTKSKKKKGHKGKNCIIS